Below is a window of Nicotiana tabacum cultivar K326 chromosome 19, ASM71507v2, whole genome shotgun sequence DNA.
agttcaagttcatgtaatctggACGTAAATCCTTAATGAAATTTCACAATAATGACATATAGccaccaagtgcaacaacaaatgtaaagcaagtacaacctctcaagtaacagtcactcaactcatcacaacaactcaaccacttgGCTCTCAActctcagcactcacactcaatgggtacccgcgctcattggggtgtgtacagactctggaggggctcctatagcccaagcgccataatctgcacagacaactcacgtactgcacggacaactcaggtgctataatatccttacctcaccgacaggccatcggccttactcagtcctcagcctctctagtctctcgggctctcaaaaatcacaaagattaacccaaacaaagataacataacgtatcaacaaatatccagaaagactagggtataatacgcaagaaaaatcatgactaagtacaaaataacaattagcaaataattcaaaaagtacgcgacctctgcgaGTCCCAATAGTACTATAacgtagcctaagcatgatttctaacatgatttacagtcaaatttcttcaacacatagagagcatatagctaacaataaattattcaactatacagtttccacgggacagaccaagtcataattctctcggtgcacgcccacacgcccatcacctagcatgtgcgtcacctccaaaatagtcatatgacacaaaatccagggtttcatacccttaggaccagatttaaaactgttacttacctcaagccgtgaaaATCTTATTCTGCAAtatcctttcctcgtgaattggcctccaaacgcctcgaatctagccataaataatttattttagtcaataaaattcattggaattaattccataagaaaatgctaattttccataaaaatccgaattttagctcaaaaatcgcccttggggcccacgtctcggaacccgacaaaagttataaaatatgaacccctattccaccacgagtctaactataccaaaattactaaattccgataataattcggccctcaaatcctcaaatttatccaagacggttttcaaatatttttcaacttaattcaccaattaaatgataaaaacaaccatggattcgggtaatttaaccaataatgagttaagaacacttaccccgttgttttctctgaaaatctcccaataatcgcctcaatccgagctccaaatcgttaaaaatggattttctaaacttaaactttctgtccagacctctcttcttcgcgaacgcgacaggtccctcgcgttcgcgaagcacaaaatgtgctgcCCAACGTTTGCTCTTTGCAAACGCGATACACTGCTCGCGAACGCAATATTTTACGGAGCTCTTCTTCGCGAGCAcgagctcctcttcgcgaacacgagctccccttcacgaacgcgataccCAAACACGAATGCGATGCACAACCCAGTTTCTCTTCGAGAACGTGAGTCAAATGAAATTTATATAATAAAGAGACAAACTCATAAGGATTCCAGTTTATTCTTGAATGatgaaataaggaaaaaaaatctACATTCTTAGACTAATTTAAGATAGCTAAAGAtacactaaaataatttaaagtaaaGTTAAAACTTGAAGAACTTGATACCAAAAACATATTTTCTTTAAAGTATTCCTACTAAGATGTtctttaaaactattttttttttatataaaagaaacttactacacttataaaataaaattattatagtTTATGGACTATTTAGTACTACACTCATCTAGCCCCATTCTAAACAATtgtaaaaattatcaaaaagGCTTAATACAAGcacaacataaataaataaaataaaactgaaatgaaCCAACACCCTATGGGAAAAGAACTGCAATTCAAGTAGAACTTAAGACAACCCACATAAAACTAATCCATCTTTAATATACTACTCaaactttatttaaaaaaatatcaaagtAGGACTTAAAAAACATAAACGAACCTTCAAATTTCTTATGGATATCCGCAGAACACGTACTGTACGAACTCCAAATGAAACTTCAAAACTCAACTAAATAGTTCTTTTGAATCTTGCCTTAGTTACTACCCTTTTCTTTTCAGatctcctttctttctctttttctataaatctcgttttcttttcttctgttcaaaattttttctcttttttcaaaatCTTGCCCCCCTCTTTTATGTAATGTgtgtgtattatatatatatatagatatatgggTGAGGGAAGTTAATGTGTTGGTGTGTGTGCGCACGTGAAAGAGTGGGGGACATGGGGATTGGGACGTGACTGTGTGCATTGGTGTAGAGTGACGTGAGGGGTGGGGGAAGTTAGGATTGTTAGATCAGATAGGAGTTAGCTAAGAtctcttttttatatatatataattaaaaatatgttattttatttacttcttttatttaaagaaaaagtaaggtaaaatacataaataaaaatatgaacCCACTTCTTTTAGACTAAGAAAAATGTAaggaaattaaatatttacatataatttaaataatactAAGAAAAGATACCATAGCATACTTATTTGAattcaaattaaaagaaaccaagtattttttgtaaattttcttttctcttgtgAATAGAAATAAACTTATACCCTAAGAATgtgaatattttttttgtatttgaaatatatatatatatatatatatatatatatatatatatatatatatatatatatatatatatatatatatatatatatatatatatatatattcaaataaaacctattaagagtatgataaaagtttaaaatattaagattagacctaaaagaaatatttacactaaaatagtatcgAATTTGGGtgcggtcaaaaattaggtgttcacagtgTGTATACACAACATTGACTATTACTTACACTGGTCAAAAGTGGTGTGTCATTGAcacatttttaaaaagtttggtgTGTAATATTAAACCCGTGATCAACATACGTGTAATGGGAATTTGGGTGCAAGGTGgatgggtaaactatgtattttgcctaaTTCGTTGTTTGACCATTTTTTGAGGTTTTAACGGATGTGCTCATATTGCAATGCATCTACTGTCCTGGTTTAGTTTGCCAAGGAACCGAGGATTGAAGCTAACGCTTGAAATGTCAAGAGTTACAGGGGCAAGATATTCTAGAATTATTGGTTTCGCCTAACAATCCCATTGAGATACTCAATCAAATCAACTCTTTAATTATCTAAGTTATTAATCTACATGATTAACAATCCCATTAACTCAAATGATTAAGAAACACAAAAAAgtatatttctattttatttgcgAATTACTCTCATAATGCTTCGGATTAAAAATTTGCGCTATTCAATCTTATATTAAtcaagaaatttatttttcaatgtCAAATCAAAATTAGtttaattggtgatcaagaaACTGAAAATTAGGATGAAGATTGAATAAATAGCTCAATCGATAAACATATATTTAATCAATATAAGAATTATCTCAACATTCATGTTACCAACTTACCGTAAGAGTAATATAGCCACACATGACCATAACAGTAATTTTAGAAATATCCCAAAACCACTTACGAATCGAAAATAGATATAAGAGAAAAGAACTCTAGATGTGAATCTGAACTCAAGATCTTTGTGCCCAAGCCTTTAATTGCTTCTTCCTCTTCGTTTCCGTTTTCCATTTCATTCAATTAGCTTACGACATCACAAAGTTCACTTATTAAGCATAGTTGGCCGTATTTCACATAAAAACACTCAAAGGAGGGTAAAAATGGGATCAATATAtacattaaaaataattaaatatgcccaacatcttttttaaaaaaataatcatcAGTTAACAGTTCTTTTGTCCGAATTAAATATATGCCGTTAGTTTTAAACTTTGGTCGAATGATGTGAAATCTTCAATCCAAAAATTAGTCAAATATACTATTGAGTTAACGTTGGAcgtaattaattttgttatgttgcaTAGGAAAAACGATCCTAGTTACTACTTATGCCTAGTGTGGTCGATTGACTTCTCGAATTAACACCAAGAGATGGTTGACTATTACGTAGTTCGTTAATTAGTAGAACTCCTGTTTTACATTCTGAAATTGCAAAAGCTTGATCCTCACTAAACCCTTCTTCTTACGTCAGTCCTCCCTTCTAAAAACATACTACTATTGATTTTTTCCTCTTAATAAATGGTCATAAATATTGAACAATAAAACGTCGCTTAACACAAAAAGGTGATATTTTGTCTTATTCAAAAACCATAGGCAAGAGATGAAGACAAActaaaatttttattattattgccGTCCAGGGAGTTGCTCTGCATGCTATTATTAGTTGAGCTGTTAAAATCAAGCTTACATGATCAAGATTAGCTTCTTCAATGTGCATACctattgattaattgattgtagtggaattgaatatatatatttggTCATCAAAAAGTGATCATTTGTCGTTTACTACCACTGAATTTGTAGTATCAGTTGATGGTATATGCTTTCCATGATTCGTACTAGCTGAAGAAATAATATTACGTTCAAATCAGTAGCGGAATCAAGAATTTCTCCAAGAgtgttcaaatttaaaaaaattaaaaataattcacCGACAAAGAGTGTTCAATATATATTAGTATAAATCTCAAAAACctaatattttatctatatatacacaatataattttttgacCAACAATGGTAAATTAGGAGAATGTAACTTCGCCCATCAAAGATGTTTCGGCCTTAATCACTATCTTGATTTAACTTTTTTAGGCTTTCAGATTAGTCTATCTTGTTTTGTATAAGAACAATATTTTTCTCCGAtcaattaatttttaattatttaatactTAAAAAAGAAGGTAAATCCTCCTATTATATTTCCTCCCGATAGAATAAGGCTCTCGATCTATTAGTTATTGTGCCACCGTCCTGGCAATGAAAGAAACGCAAATTCAGGCGATTGATCATTACATTTTATCTAAATTTCCAAATAGAAAAAGTGATCTTTTGTCTATTTCTCTGCTTCAGAAGCCTGCCCTTCAAAATATTGACATTAAAGATATTTAGTTTGTGGGTGCAAAGTGGATGTGCCGTCAGAACTAATGGAGTACTTATTTTTGGTTAGGTTATCAAACTTTACAGATTCTTTTAATTTGCAATTTCAGGTTTGCAACGTTTGTATATTTACCATTCcattaaatttattattttatgtgtCATTTCAAAAGATCTAGTCAAAGTTTAGAGGGTAGTACTCTAAACGCTCCAAATGTTCTCTATTTAGTTAGTCCAAATAATCAGCTGGTTTAGCATTCTGCATTAGCTCATTCAAATCTGGAGGCAATTCTAAAGCTGATAATTAATATATAGGTTTGTCTACCGACTAGAAAATACTTAGTAATTTCATTGTAAATTCTAAGCATTTGAAAGCAAATCCCAAATTAAATGTACGTATGTACCCACGCCACAtatggaaagaaagaaaatacagtaaGAATGTGCCTGGTCAAAGATCCTATAACAATGGAGTAGTTGATCCATCAGTAGAATTCAACCCTGTTCGCTAAGGGGATGACTCAAGGCGAAAAAGTAGCCAATATTTTAAAGGTAAATTATAGTATATGTTAATTCTTCCCGTGTCTCTGATTCCAAAGTGACAACGACACCATCCTACTCTCCGCAAACAATCACCTTAAACAAACGAAATATTCGAATTTAACTGTAGATTATACCATATTGTATAATCCattggtatttatttaaaaatgtGTTTTTGTATCATTCAGATGCAAACAATGTTACATATAATAATCAAATGCCAAAGAATAACAATCCATTGTGGCATTCATATTTCCCTAATCAATTATCATATCTATCACATTATTAGAGTAGCCCCATATACACCATTCTTTTCAGTTTGTGAAAATTCTTTCATCCCAAAAGAAACAAATCATGGACAGACTTGTTAAGCCTGATTTGGAGGAACTAAAACTCTGCTTCATCAGAGGGCAAAAGTCTACTGCAACTTTTAAGTTAACCAATCTCATGCACACCATGTCTGTAGCCATTTGTCTCTCTACCACAAAACCTTCTGTTTTCTCCTTCTCACATCCCTTCTCTATTATTCCTCCCCTCTCCACTGCTTCCTTCACTCTTTTCTTGACTAATTCTTGTGATCAGCCCCCTCTTTCTACGCCTTTGGACACCGTTATGGTTAAGTCATCTATGCTTCCTACAGGTAAAGCCAGCCAAGAGGATCTCCGCCGTCTCTTCTCCACAACTGGACGACATATATTCAAAGATGCCAATATTCCCATTTCCCTTGTTGGTCCACAAGTTGTGGAGTTTCTTCTTTCACCTAATTCTTCTGTTTCATCCAAGACTTTATTGGATGTCACTTTACTTCTCCCAAAAGCCTTGTCTTTGTGTGGTGGCTGTCAGCTTGATTCCTTGCTTAAATCTGCTGCCAAGAATGGAAATTCCCACTGTATTTCAGCTTTGATTGAGGCTGGTGCTGATGTAAATAAAAGGGACTCAGATGGGAATTCTGTTATGTCACTGGCTGTGAAATCTGGAAATCTTGATTCTGTTCAGGTTCTGATGGAGTCTGGTTATATTATTGACAATTCTGTTGATAGGTTTCTGCATGATGCAGCTGCTGTGGACTGCGTGGACTTGATGGAAATTCTTTGTTTGGGTTATGCTGACATAGATTTGAACTCAGTTGATTCTCAAGGTAGAACTGCCCTTCACATAGCAGCAATTCATGGGCATGTTGAAGTGCTTCAGTTTCTTGTTTCAGTAGGGAGTGATCCAGATATGTTAGACTCTCAAGGGTGGACTCCTTTGCATTTTGCTGCTAACCAAGGCCATGTTGAAGCAGTTGACTTCTTACTAAAGCATTCCAATTTTGCAAAATATGCTGTAACAAAACAAGGGAAGACTGCCTATGAGCTTGCCACTGATAATGGCCACTCTGAATTGTATGATATGTTACAATTAGGGGACACTTTGCAGAAGGCAGCAAGAAAAGGGGATGTTGATAATATCAAGAAATGTATCGCTGAAGGGGCGAATGTGAATGGAAAGGATCAGAATGGTTGGACGCCTTTGCACAGAGCAGCTTTTAAGGGTAGAATTGAAGGGGTAAAGGTATTGGTAAAGCATGGAGCTAAGCTTGATGTTGTAGATGATTGTGGATACACGCCGCTTCATCTTGCTATTGAGGCTGGACAAAAGGATGTGGCTATGTATTTAGTTGCTCAAGGTGCTAAGGCTAATTTTAAAGCTAAAGTACTGTTTTCTTGTGATTTGGACTATGTCAAGAACCACCCTTCGCATGTACTTACAACTTTGTATCATGCAAAGCATGAAAGAGCTTAATTCATATTTTGTAAAGGCTGTTGTATATTTTTTCGACTTATGGCACTCAAAAATCTTGAATTCTTCTCGATCAAAATAAGAAAATTTCATTGAATCATTATTGATCAAATGAAAGGATATTAGAGCTGATTATATTTATGTTCAATGTCAGTGTTTGGTTTTATTAGAAGCTGAGAAAATACTCAGGCCTGGAGCTCCAGTTATTTCTTCttttcgtcatttcaatatttgAATCAAACTGCCCGAAAAGCATTTGGAATACCAATTCGAGGCCATACTATGGAAATAAATCTTCAAATGCAGAATGAATTTATACACGGATTAGCAGGAAAACTACAGTAGTATTTAACGAATTCTGCATGTTGATTGAGTTCTTGGAATCCTGAACATGTTCTCTGAGAGAAGAAATTGATCATCTCCTGAAGTATATAAAACATAGGACACACATTGGTAGTCTAAGTTCCTAGCTACTAATCCATTTACCTATCTACGGTCTTTTGCAGGCGCCATCTTTTTCTAGGAGCAGATAACTCATGTTTTCAGACCTGAGGATTTTCAATATCAAATGGTGTCGGATTCAAAGGGTTCTGTGCCATCCCATTATAATATAGCTTTTTTGGAAAAGGCGTCGCTCTTTTAATCAACATTAACATCACAATCTGACTAATATTTTTCCCTTGTAAAAGATAAGGGGAATCAAGAATCAACAAGACGTAGGCTGAACCTAAAAAGTGGTCTTTTGTCTCATTCAACTGCGATGATTGCAGTTAGTTGAGATGTTAAGATCAACTCTACATGTTTAACAGTACAAGTCTAATTTCAAAATTTGTGCTGCTTCCAATTGGGCATGATCAGAGTTGTTGACTGTGAAGGAATACAATATTTGGTTCTAAAAAAAGTGGCCTTTTGACTTGTTCACCCTCAGTTGTTAGTGTCAGCAGCTGCGATATGCCTTTCAAGATTCCCACTGCTTCAGTATCATCATCGCTGGAATGACAACACAAAGCAATACTTAGAGCCTGTTTGGATTTGCTGGAAAAAAATAGCTTTTACAGCTTTTAAGTGCAGGAGCTTGTTTTATAAAAATACTGAAACTTAAAAATAACTGTTGAAGTGTTTGATAAACAAGTGCTGGTAAGCACTTTTTTctgttaaaaagaaaaaaaatattgccTAAAACAAATCAAGAATCTACATCTTCCTTTGCTTATTATGTAACAATCTGCCAAACATCGATTTCTATATAAGCGAACCATCATCAAACATAAAACTTGCAAAAAGATTGTTACCATATTTTTTTTTATGCAAAGCCTTAAACCAGGTTTGGGATAATCTGGGTATTCCCTTACCTCAAAGAAAaaaacatataaagaagatcgattTCCACTAAAAACCTGAGCGAAAATATAGTACAACTGAAgatgaaggagaagaagaggaaagaagaTGAGCAGAGGCTTCAAAATTGAAGAAAGTGGGAGTAGCTCgatgttttaggatttatttgATGAGGGTAGTTTTGGGATTAGTAAAAGTTATAAGGGACAAATAAGTAATTTCGTTGGTCAAAATAAGATGGCTTTTAAGCCAAAAACGGAGAAGTTAGGGTAAGCCAACTTGTGGCTTTTGGTTTTTTTAAGccctttttaactttttttaagtAGTTTTCTTTTTTGCCAATCACTCCAAAAATCTAAAAAGAGCTTAAAAGCTGGTTTGACCagtttttaagccaatccaaataGGCTCTTAGTACTAGGTGTTCTAATGTCATCCATAAGCAGGGATAGAGGTAGAAGCCCGACTGTGATTTTGGCCGAACCTAGTAgctctaggcaagccaacttaataaattaaacatacattgacaaaatttaaaatcaagaaaataataaaacaccaaattttactaatgtatgtgccaagacctggtgtcacaagtgtatgagcatctagtagattatacaaaatctcaaatactgtctgaaataaaaatagacagaataaaaaaaaatacaaagagagacactagtagctgcagaacagatcagagaaacagctcaccactatgcccctggataacgtgggtgtaagacgataggtccctcactagtacttgcctcaattcctgcacaaaaagtgcagcaagggtagtatgagtacgtaaaaaacgtgtacccggtaagtatcaaacctaatctcgaagtggtagagacgacaTAGCTGACTTTGACACTcgctatgggtcaataataataattaaaatacaactaggatatttaaataagcatgatttacagaatttaaaataatttatttaattagcgaaaataatcaaatttcttcaaatgcaacaattctcactatattaattaaattcctttagttcaaataatttctaatttatcaattaaatatcatttacaggaataataattaattctttaaaaagcaagaataataatttattaaattccaaggattttccaatttatcaattagcttcgcaagctgaaataaattattaaagaatcgtgtaattattattattattaagcataatttctgccgaggacgtacggcccgatccagagtgtcgtgtacactgccgagggacgtgtgacgcgatccatagatgcatctatcatgccgaggcgttcggccccctccaaagaaaggaggacattttttcttatgtacctccggaaggaaagtatatttattatgagataaattcgggaggaagaataatttcttttaacaattaattaatttaaacagaaaatcaagcata
It encodes the following:
- the LOC142173350 gene encoding protein VAPYRIN-LIKE-like — its product is MDRLVKPDLEELKLCFIRGQKSTATFKLTNLMHTMSVAICLSTTKPSVFSFSHPFSIIPPLSTASFTLFLTNSCDQPPLSTPLDTVMVKSSMLPTGKASQEDLRRLFSTTGRHIFKDANIPISLVGPQVVEFLLSPNSSVSSKTLLDVTLLLPKALSLCGGCQLDSLLKSAAKNGNSHCISALIEAGADVNKRDSDGNSVMSLAVKSGNLDSVQVLMESGYIIDNSVDRFLHDAAAVDCVDLMEILCLGYADIDLNSVDSQGRTALHIAAIHGHVEVLQFLVSVGSDPDMLDSQGWTPLHFAANQGHVEAVDFLLKHSNFAKYAVTKQGKTAYELATDNGHSELYDMLQLGDTLQKAARKGDVDNIKKCIAEGANVNGKDQNGWTPLHRAAFKGRIEGVKVLVKHGAKLDVVDDCGYTPLHLAIEAGQKDVAMYLVAQGAKANFKAKVLFSCDLDYVKNHPSHVLTTLYHAKHERA